The Thiomonas sp. FB-Cd genome includes a window with the following:
- the trxB gene encoding thioredoxin-disulfide reductase, which produces MTSKHAQVLILGSGPAGYSAAVYAARANLKPVLITGMAQGGQLMTTTEVDNWPADVDGVLGPDLMARFEAHARRFDTEIIFDHIHTVDFSKRPYTLTGDSGSYTCEALIIATGASAKYLGLESEQAFMGRGVSGCATCDGFFYRNQPVCVVGGGNTAVEEALYLTGIASKVTVIHRRDKFRAEPILVDRLMERVKEGKAELRLWSELDAVLGDASGVTGVRIQSKQTGEKYDLAVNGCFIAIGHQPNTQLFEGKLDMKGGYIVTRGGLEGMATATSVPGVFAAGDVQDHVYRQAITSAGTGCMAALDAQRYLENLPA; this is translated from the coding sequence ATGACTTCCAAGCACGCCCAAGTTCTGATTCTCGGTTCCGGCCCTGCCGGCTACTCCGCCGCGGTGTACGCCGCTCGCGCCAACCTCAAACCCGTGCTCATCACCGGCATGGCTCAGGGCGGGCAGTTGATGACGACCACCGAAGTCGACAACTGGCCTGCAGACGTCGACGGCGTGCTCGGTCCCGATCTAATGGCACGCTTTGAGGCGCACGCGCGGCGATTCGACACCGAAATCATTTTCGACCACATCCACACGGTGGACTTTTCCAAGCGGCCTTACACGCTAACCGGCGACAGTGGCTCCTACACCTGCGAGGCCCTCATTATTGCCACGGGCGCCTCGGCTAAATATCTAGGCCTGGAATCCGAGCAGGCATTCATGGGCAGAGGCGTGTCGGGTTGTGCCACTTGCGACGGCTTTTTCTACCGCAACCAGCCGGTGTGCGTGGTGGGCGGTGGAAACACCGCTGTGGAAGAAGCGCTCTACCTTACCGGCATTGCGAGCAAGGTCACGGTCATCCATCGCCGCGACAAGTTTCGCGCCGAGCCGATCCTGGTTGACCGGTTAATGGAACGCGTGAAGGAAGGCAAAGCCGAACTCAGACTCTGGAGCGAACTGGATGCCGTGCTGGGGGACGCCAGCGGAGTGACCGGCGTACGCATCCAAAGCAAGCAGACTGGCGAAAAATACGACCTCGCCGTTAATGGCTGCTTCATCGCCATTGGCCATCAACCCAATACCCAACTGTTCGAAGGCAAATTGGACATGAAAGGCGGCTATATCGTCACCCGAGGAGGCTTGGAGGGGATGGCCACCGCGACCAGCGTGCCAGGAGTATTTGCCGCGGGTGACGTGCAGGACCATGTCTACCGCCAAGCCATCACCAGTGCCGGAACCGGCTGCATGGCCGCACTGGACGCGCAGCGCTACTTGGAAAACCTTCCCGCGTGA
- a CDS encoding AMP-binding protein yields MNMAAGAFLEARDTLFALRADHPTAQKRFAWPKPEHFNWALDYFDPMARDNAATALWIVEEDGSETRLSFADMHLRSQRMATFLRQHGVKRGDRVMLMLPNCLALWEVMLAVIKIGAVMIPATTLLTAEDLVDRIERADIAQIVTTAQDAAKFDTLSPTAMGRVRGRFATAPRPGWVDLAGADAVSTNFTPDGPTPASDPLLLYFTSGTTSRPKLVQHTHISYPIGHLSTMYWIGLHPGDVHWNISSPGWAKHAWSCFFAPWNAGACVFAFNQGRFDAQAALAAAARYGVTTLCAPPTVWRLFIQQDLKSFPVRFRELVGAGEPLNPEIIARVQAAWGITIRDGYGQTETCCMIGNAPGQPLTPGAMGRPLPGWQIELLDVDGNPAEEGEVCVALEPRPVGLMAGYAGDAEKTAQVMHAGYYHTGDVAQRNSDGTFTFVGRTDDVFKASDYRISPFELESVLVAHAAVAEAAVVPSPDPARLAVPKAFIACRAGYSPSAELALDVLRYAREHLAAYKRVRRIEFYELPKTISGKIRRVQLRALEQAPRTGGTRRPMEFWEEDFPELRR; encoded by the coding sequence ATGAACATGGCCGCAGGAGCCTTTCTGGAAGCGCGCGACACCTTATTTGCGCTGCGTGCCGACCATCCCACCGCACAAAAGCGGTTCGCATGGCCGAAGCCCGAGCACTTCAATTGGGCGCTTGACTATTTTGACCCCATGGCGCGCGACAATGCTGCCACAGCGCTATGGATCGTGGAGGAGGATGGCAGCGAAACGCGCCTGAGTTTTGCGGACATGCACCTTCGCAGCCAGCGCATGGCGACCTTCTTGCGGCAACACGGGGTGAAACGCGGGGACCGCGTCATGCTCATGCTGCCCAATTGCCTGGCCCTCTGGGAGGTCATGCTCGCCGTCATCAAAATCGGGGCGGTGATGATTCCAGCCACCACGTTGCTCACGGCAGAGGATCTCGTTGACCGCATTGAGCGTGCCGACATCGCGCAAATCGTCACAACCGCGCAAGATGCGGCGAAGTTCGACACCCTTTCCCCGACCGCGATGGGCCGAGTGCGAGGGCGCTTTGCAACGGCACCGCGCCCTGGCTGGGTCGACCTCGCAGGCGCTGACGCGGTGAGCACCAATTTCACGCCTGACGGTCCGACGCCCGCGTCGGATCCGCTGTTGCTGTACTTTACGTCGGGCACGACCTCGCGCCCGAAGTTGGTGCAGCACACCCACATCAGCTATCCCATCGGTCACCTGTCCACGATGTACTGGATCGGCTTGCACCCGGGCGACGTGCACTGGAATATCAGCTCCCCCGGATGGGCCAAGCACGCTTGGAGCTGCTTTTTTGCACCCTGGAACGCTGGTGCCTGCGTGTTCGCCTTCAATCAAGGGCGCTTCGACGCACAGGCAGCGCTGGCTGCGGCTGCCCGCTATGGCGTTACAACACTGTGTGCGCCGCCCACCGTTTGGCGGCTGTTTATCCAGCAAGACCTCAAGAGCTTCCCGGTGCGGTTTCGGGAGCTTGTCGGTGCAGGTGAACCATTGAACCCGGAAATCATCGCCCGCGTGCAAGCGGCTTGGGGCATCACCATTCGCGACGGCTATGGCCAGACCGAGACATGCTGCATGATTGGTAATGCCCCTGGACAGCCCCTGACCCCCGGTGCAATGGGCCGGCCATTGCCGGGTTGGCAGATCGAACTGCTCGATGTGGATGGAAACCCTGCAGAGGAAGGCGAAGTCTGTGTTGCCCTCGAACCGCGCCCGGTAGGCTTAATGGCCGGCTACGCGGGCGATGCCGAGAAGACTGCCCAGGTCATGCACGCTGGCTACTACCACACCGGAGATGTGGCCCAGCGCAATTCCGACGGCACCTTCACTTTTGTCGGGCGCACTGATGACGTCTTCAAAGCCTCTGACTACCGCATCAGTCCCTTCGAGCTCGAAAGCGTGCTGGTCGCGCACGCCGCAGTAGCTGAGGCTGCCGTCGTACCGAGCCCCGATCCTGCGCGACTTGCCGTGCCCAAGGCGTTCATCGCCTGCCGCGCGGGCTATTCCCCGAGTGCCGAACTGGCCCTGGATGTGCTTCGCTACGCGCGCGAACATCTCGCTGCTTATAAACGCGTGCGGCGCATCGAATTTTACGAACTGCCCAAGACGATCTCAGGCAAGATCCGTCGCGTCCAACTGCGTGCACTGGAACAGGCGCCGCGGACCGGGGGCACCCGCCGGCCAATGGAATTCTGGGAGGAGGACTTTCCGGAACTGCGCCGGTGA
- the orn gene encoding oligoribonuclease, whose product MSLPIEAAKITPHESNLLWVDMEMTGLNPESDRIIEVAIVVTDPQVRTRVEGPVLVVHQTSAVMDAMDSWNKGTHGRSGLIQKVAESALNEDGAEQQLLDFVARYVPAGKSPMCGNSICQDRRFMARWMPRLEAYFHYRNLDVSTLKELARRWRPEVCASFKKRQEHTALADIHESIDELLHYREHFIQAPLSFEPAVP is encoded by the coding sequence ATGAGCCTGCCAATTGAAGCCGCGAAAATCACCCCGCATGAGTCAAACCTTTTATGGGTGGACATGGAAATGACTGGGTTGAACCCTGAGTCCGACCGCATCATCGAGGTGGCCATTGTCGTCACCGATCCCCAAGTGCGCACGCGGGTGGAAGGTCCAGTGCTGGTGGTGCACCAAACCTCAGCAGTGATGGACGCGATGGATTCGTGGAACAAGGGTACCCATGGCCGCTCGGGCCTGATCCAGAAAGTGGCCGAGAGCGCTCTGAACGAGGATGGCGCCGAGCAACAGTTGCTAGATTTCGTCGCCCGTTATGTTCCTGCCGGCAAGAGTCCCATGTGCGGCAACAGCATCTGCCAAGACCGGCGCTTCATGGCGCGCTGGATGCCGCGGCTGGAAGCGTATTTTCACTATCGCAACCTGGACGTGAGTACGCTCAAGGAGCTTGCGCGGCGTTGGCGCCCGGAGGTGTGTGCGTCGTTCAAGAAACGGCAGGAGCACACGGCGCTGGCCGATATTCACGAATCCATCGACGAGTTGCTCCACTACCGAGAGCATTTCATCCAGGCGCCATTGTCCTTTGAGCCGGCAGTGCCCTGA